The Sparus aurata chromosome 12, fSpaAur1.1, whole genome shotgun sequence sequence atttcttgcaaataaacaataaaaatagtgaaataaaaaatatgagaGGTAAtaatactatttattttacacgatcagtatcagttttacacagtttctcccgtttctttcttctgccatcagtggcacagtttctccttaccccagttatgtgcgtacgcatgggtcagagtgTGCGTGGAGGACGGCATATTTTTCCcatcaagttctctttttataaatgcCACGGTGTTCGTAGAGAGTTGCGTAcgccttcttttgtgcgtacgcaacgtttataaatgaggcccctggtaTTCCTGTCCAGTATTTTTTCCTAAAATATAATGCACTGTTCAACCATTCAATTTCGAGAATtgttaacaaaatgtgtttgatttcaAGCGAGGCCATACCCACTCCCTGAGATAGTCCGATtaatattttcttgttgttcCCAGGTCTAGATTAATAAGCAAAAAGTAAAGAGCCTTTGGAGTCAGGACTACTCGTCTTTGGAATGACCTGCCTGAAATCAGCTGTCTTTAAAACCACTTTTCAGAACCCACAACATTTCTTTAGAGTCATTTCATTGAATTTATATAATTATAATGTGTTTGTGGCTTCTATTCTTTATATTctgtttgtgttattattaGCCTATTATTAATGGTCTTAtcatgattattatcattatttttatcattataagGGTGTTTGTCCATATAGCATTTTCCTCTGGCATGAAAGTGCACACAGGGTGCTGAGGACCAGAAAAATGCTACATGGACACCAGCCCCAAGGCTTTTGCTTCCAAATCAAACTATGCATTTATTAATCATACTTatacaaatatgtttttaattaataaagATTCTCTGTCAAAATCATTATGAGGTACACAGAATTAGTTTTTCATCACTCTGTCTCGTACCCTCTCTCTCAGACCGAAATGATCTAATATGACTTCAGTACGAAGATAATGCAAAACAGGTTCACTCAAATATTGGTTGGGACAAGTCCCTACAGTCCACACACATGTTGTTGACGTCACTGCTGTTTCAATTGCTAAATCAAATAATACTGTTATTTCTTATTACTTATATTTATTCTCCCATATCCTATGTCTCAAGTGATGATTACAGGATGACAGAATGTGTAATGTCTAAAGTTGGTGATCAGGGAATTCCATTAAATCTAGAGTAGAAGTCTGAGTAGAAGTACACAGAGCCAAGAGCACCATTTTCTGGCCATTGTGAGGGCCACAGGATTAGACCTATTCAGACTGGATACCATATTGTGATGCTTTCACAGTCTGAGTCCAGTTTAGCTTGACGTCATCCTCAATGTCACTAATGTAAAGAAACAATCTGGCATTTGCTGATGGCTGCAATGTGTTCAGGTCTTCAGATGATGTTGgatttaaatttcatttattGCTTACTCTATGTCACTTTATGTAAGTACTTAAGTCaaatcacttaaaaaaaaacccttactgactttcttttattgtacagattttgtttggtttttttacaATTGGTGTCTTTATTTAGGcaaaaaatgcatcattaaGCCTCAGTGACACCACATGATTGGAGGCTGGGAAGGGTGCTGGTCCAAAGGCGAACAAAACGCAGCCTCATTTCCTGCCCGATGGAGCTCCCATCCATCTTAGCATTAATATCCAGGAACTGTTGACCAGTGATGGCATATTCAGGCCAGGTCGCAGGCACCTTTAGGATTCCTGTGTTGGGGTCCCTGTAGAAATAAGTAAGAAACACTTGTGAAAGTAGCTGTCAGTTCTGTAGTAAAATAATCCTCAGGCTGTTAAGATTTCATACTGTTGCACATGCATCTAAAGAGTGTTTTTACCCAGTTCTGGCAAAGTTAGTCCAGTAGGCAATCATATATCCGGACAGGTCTCTGTGTCTGTCCCCATAAGCCTTCGGTGTGGTGAAGGGTTTCCCAAACACGAACTGCAGGTCGTCAGCGTGGTCGGATTCCACCCAGTCATTGTAGGGCTTGCCTGGTCCAGCCATCAGACTGGGCTCAGACAACAGGTAAGAGTAGGTACGGCCAGACCTGTTAAGGACCATCGAAGCATGTTTAGTCTAGTCTAGTCTTAGGTTCATGCTCTTATTTTGGGTGTCAACTAGAAAATGTTTGCATGATTGATGATCAGGAAACACATtctttttctcatactgtccattgctgcagcacctccatTCACCCCCTTACTTTAGCTCCTGTCTTTTTAAGATCCCCCCCCTCTGctgaaaagcccagtctgctctgatagGTCAGCACTCACAAGCCTGAGCGGGCTCCACCTACCATGCTTCTGAATCATTCTGCTGGTGTTCCTGCAACCACAACCGCTGACTGTATAGTTTGGACATCACAACGTTACAGAAGTCCTGACTGCTCATTTAAAGGTTCTGTTTCTGGAGTCAGGTTGAgtgttttgatactttcacagtatttaaaTAGCAAGTAGATCTAACTTTCTACAATATGAGGCAGGTTTTTTAAATGGTATTTTCAAGACTTTCTTTAGCTTCAACTTTGACAGAATATTAGTATTCATAGTCTCTTACACCTGCAGCAGCTAAACGATATGTGAggacaaaataagcaaacagTAGGCCTCACCTGGCGTTAGCAGCATGCAGGTAGATGGCAGTCTGTGTAGGAACCAGGAAAAGGTAGTCAGTCCCAATGTCCACAGCAGTTCTCTTAATGCTGTACTGGCTCGGTGTTGATTCCCAGTTGGACGAGTATTCAGCAAAGGCAACCTCCAAACCAGCCTGCCCCATCTCTTTGGTATAAGCAGCAACAAGCCTCTTCACATCTTCTCTGCAGTGAAATGAAGACAGGGAGCTCTGTAAGTAACAATAACttaccttttctctttcttgattgcccacaaaataaacaaaaaaagctttCTCTCTGAAGACAAATCAGCCTTACACAGGAGTCGCCTCATTCTTGTTACCAAGGGAGGGAATGTCCTGTGATGTGAAGAGGTGTCCGTCCATGCTATTAACCCCTGCGAGGTAATCAATGTCAGCAGTGTTGTGGAACAGGTTGCTGGGCTGATCAGGGAGGAAGTCCCCATCAACCACCGGAGACAGAAGAAGGTTTTTCACTGCAGGATCTGAGATGAAATGACACAGGGTTATTGAGGTGGCGTCTTATAGTATTTGCACATGTAGATGATGTTATTAGTTTGTATGTAAACCATGGTAAAGCTTAGTTTCGTGAACCACAAAGAAATTTTACtgtgatacatttatttttgtacttCATGTTGAACTGGGTTACGTACAGATGTCATAAAAGTGAATTTAAAGCTAACTGCAAAGAAATCCCTTCACTCAACAATGAAGTGATCAGTTCTACGATATCATTTGTGAACGTGCTCACGGTCTGGGGAGCCTTTTTCCATGCTGGGAGCAGCCATGACGAGAGTCTTAACATCAGTTGATTTCAGACAGGCCACCATCCTGTCGTCAGTGGGGCAGCCGACCTTCACAGCTACCTGAACACATGGCAATGAAGCATGTTTTGAGTAGATTGGCGAAAACTCTCAATTAAGTTCACTTTCTAACATAATGTAAGCCGTTAAGTATACACTCAGCAGTTTATGCAAAAGTATGATTATATAATATCAAATATTATTTCAGTATATTATTTTTAGCTTTCATGTGTTAATGTTTGTCTATGTTGCATGTCGATTTAATGCTTTAAAAGACCCTGATCATGAATACTTTCTTCTGGCACACAGTTGATTGCAAAGACATTGACCACATgttaacatacagtatatatgcaATTTAATAACATAGTTATGGAACACAGTGATGATTCAGtttagcagcagatgttttgGTTATTGAATGTTCCAATACTTAACCTATACAGTACTAAAAATTAAGATTGAAGTCATATTTGTAATAAAAGATGATCCTATAAAATAAGTATTGTGACTTTTTTTCGTGACAGCAGGATCCATCTCAGTGATGTCTGACAATGACATACCTGCTCTGAAATCGTGCGTGGCTTACTGCTCATGGCCCAGGGACAGAAGGCAACACCACTCTGGGAGATGGCTCTCTTGAACAGCCCTTTGTTATGGGGGGACAGAGTCTGTGCAGGAATGCATTCATAGAACATAAAATGAATACttgcagttgtttttatttgcctAGGATTAAAAATAGCTCTTCGTAAAAGTTTTGCTTATGACTGAACAGTTTAATAAAAGGCATAAGTGCTGTTGTAGTTGGTAAAATACTGATTGATGCTTTTACAAATAGTATTCAGGAGGATCATACACATCAGCCAAATGGATTTTCAATGACTTGGCGACCCTTAAATGGTTCTCATCAACCCAGTATTGCTCGCCTATATAGTAttaatgtattgttttattatttatcagcCATTTATAAAGCGTATAAAACTACCATGTCTTATTAGAAGATGGTGCTGACCTGGTAGCTGACACTAGCTCCACCTGCAGACTCTCCAAAGAGGGTGATGTTGTCGGGGTCTCCTCCGAATGAGCGGATGTTCCTGTGCACCCAGGCGATGGCGGCATGCTGGTCCCACAGACCATAGTTTCCTGTTCACGGTGGCAGATTTTATGTGAAACGCGCCCTAACATAGCCAACAGGTCTACTGACAAACAGGCATTCAGGCTGGttttaaatatttcaccacTTTACTCCAGTAACTG is a genomic window containing:
- the LOC115592180 gene encoding bile salt-activated lipase-like; its protein translation is MEKLKILFAVVLSLGTASAATLGVVQTEGGSVQGQNIPLGLFRSVDVFKGIPFAAQPGVFEKPKPHPGWDSILKATKFAQRCLQISMLQTSSFGGEDCLYLNIWVPQGQQVSSDLPVMIWFYGGGFMVGGSMGANFLNNYLYSGQEIADKGKVIVVSVGYRVGVLGFLSTGDSSLPGNYGLWDQHAAIAWVHRNIRSFGGDPDNITLFGESAGGASVSYQTLSPHNKGLFKRAISQSGVAFCPWAMSSKPRTISEQVAVKVGCPTDDRMVACLKSTDVKTLVMAAPSMEKGSPDHPAVKNLLLSPVVDGDFLPDQPSNLFHNTADIDYLAGVNSMDGHLFTSQDIPSLGNKNEATPVEDVKRLVAAYTKEMGQAGLEVAFAEYSSNWESTPSQYSIKRTAVDIGTDYLFLVPTQTAIYLHAANARSGRTYSYLLSEPSLMAGPGKPYNDWVESDHADDLQFVFGKPFTTPKAYGDRHRDLSGYMIAYWTNFARTGDPNTGILKVPATWPEYAITGQQFLDINAKMDGSSIGQEMRLRFVRLWTSTLPSLQSCGVTEA